The proteins below are encoded in one region of Sphaerodactylus townsendi isolate TG3544 linkage group LG06, MPM_Stown_v2.3, whole genome shotgun sequence:
- the XRCC1 gene encoding DNA repair protein XRCC1, which produces MPEIAVRHVVSASSSDPTHCSENLLKADTYRKWKAAQAGEKQVSVILQFEKEEQIHSIDIGNEGSAFVEVLVGSSASSSEQNYEVLLVTSSFMSPSESKSGTNLNRVRMFGPDKLVKATAEKKWDRVKIVCTQPYSKSLAYGLSFVRFHSPPEDNEIHSKTPSPKVTKLGQFKVKDEDSNSASMKPGALFFSRASKPQASPTKALQNNQPSPSYAAASLKTSVSSTPDPAPSAAEKPPTKASPKVKTTLRE; this is translated from the exons ATGCCGGAGATCGCGGTCCGACATGTGGTGTCTGCGAGCAGCTCCGACCCG actcaCTGCTCCGAGAACCTACTCAAGGCGGACACTTATCGCAAATGGAAGGCTGCCCAGGCTGGAGAGAAGCAAGTCTCCGTCATATTACAG TTTGAGAAAGAGGAGCAGATTCACAGCATCGACATTGGCAACGAAGGCTCCGCATTTGTGGAAGTGCTGGTCGGCAGCTCGGCCTCCTCTAGCGAGCAGAACTATGAG GTCCTGCTGGTCACGTCTTCCTTCATGTCCCCCTCGGAGAGCAAGAGCGGCACCAACCTGAACAGAGTCCGGATGTTTGGACCCGACAAGCTGGTGAAGGCCACCGCCGAGAAGAAGTGGGACCGGGTGAAAATCGTCTGCACGCAGCCCTACAGCAAG TCCTTGGCATACGGCCTCTCCTTTGTGAGGTTCCACTCGCCTCCCGAAGACAATGAGATTCATTCCAAAACACCATCCCCG AAGGTGACCAAACTGGGccagttcaaggtgaaggacgaGGACAGCAACTCCGCCTCCATGAAGCCCGGTGCTCTGTTCTTCAGCCGGGCCAGCAAACCGCAGGCCTCCCCCACAAAAG CCTTGCAGAATAACCAGCCCTCACCCAGCTACGCTGCTGCCTCCTTGAAAACCAGTGTATCCAGTACCCCTGACCCAGCACCGTCGGCTGCGGAAAAGCCCCCCACCAAAGCCTCTCCCAAGGTAAAAACAACACTGCGTGAGTGA